The Geotrypetes seraphini chromosome 6, aGeoSer1.1, whole genome shotgun sequence genome includes a window with the following:
- the LOC117362961 gene encoding potassium voltage-gated channel subfamily E member 1-like, which produces MDQFNNTELNLTIEECRRCSGNSFNGSNSQSPEKFVYALLFLGFFGFLTVGMMFSNIFSSNRVHSEDLYNTYIATERTPMKAGANQTTADGNSKTVECFLVTNQAAEEAGPSSHSPEVTPQ; this is translated from the coding sequence ATGGACCAATTCAACAATACAGAGCTGAATTTGACCATCGAGGAGTGCAGAAGATGTTCAGGCAACTCTTTCAATGGCTCCAACTCGCAGAGCCCAGAGAAGTTTGTGTATGCTCTTTTATTCCTGGGCTTTTTCGGCTTCTTAACAGTTGGAATGATGTTTAGCAATATCTTCTCGTCTAACCGGGTGCATTCAGAGGACCTTTATAATACTTATATTGCCACAGAAAGAACTCCCATGAAGGCGGGCGCAAATCAGACAACAGCGGATGGCAACTCTAAAACTGTTGAATGTTTCCTCGTCACAAACCAGGCAGCTGAAGAGGCAGGACCATCAAGTCACAGTCCAGAGGTTACGCCGCAGTAG